In Runella sp. SP2, the genomic window AAAAGGGTATTTTCGGGTGACTGACAGGCTCAAAGGCGTAACGACGTGGCCTATGCTCCTGCGTCAGCAAGGGTATCATACGTTTATGACGGGCAAATGGCACAACGAGCCCGAAGCAGTTGGGGCAAGTTTTATGGAGGCTAAAAACGTCATGTTGGGTGGAATGGCGGATCATTATCAAACCCCCATGTGCGACCTCAAAGCCGATGGTACTTTCACCGAACCCGTAAAAAAAGGATTTTCAACCGATCATTTCGCCCAGACGGCGATTGACTTCTTGGAGAAACAAACGTCCGCGAAACCTTTTGTGACTTACGTGGCATTCACGGCTCCCCATGACCCGCGCTCACCTTTGCCCGACTACCTCAAACGCTACGGAACTTCACCGCTTCCGCCCAATTTTATGCCTGCTCACCCGTTCCATTTTGGCAGTAGCATGAGCGAACGCGATGAGATGTTGGCGGCTTTTCCGCGTACGCCCGAGATTATCAGAGCACAGTTGACCGAATATTACGCCATGATTACCCACCTCGACGAGGCGATTGGAAAGATTTTAGCGAAACTCAAAGAAAAAGGATTGGACAAAAATACCCTCATTGTTTTTGCGGCCGACAACGGTTTAGCGATGGGAAGCCACGGGCTGTTGGGAAAACAAAACCTATACGAACACAGCATGAGAGTGCCGCTGATTGTGAGCGGAAAAGGTATCCCCAAAGGACAACGCAGCGATGCCTTTGTGTATTTATTTGATTTGTTTCCTACGTTTTGCCAACAACTAGGAGTCACTGCGCCGAAAGATTTGGAAGGAAAAGACATCTCAGGCATTTTACAAAAACAAACAAAATCGGTGCGAGAACAGGTGTTTACGGCCTATCGCTCGTCGATACGCACCCTGCGTGACCGCCGTTGGAAGTTAATTCGCTATCCTCAGGTGGATTATACGCAGTTGTTCGACCTTCAGTCTGACCCTTATGAATTGAATAACTTGGCCGACAAACCCGAGTACGCCGAAAAAATAAAAGCAATGACCGACGACTTGCGTAAACAGCAACAGTTTTACGGCGACACGGCACCACTAACTGCTTCAGAAATTCTCCCTCAAGTGTTTGATTACAAAAATGTGGTACGGAAGCCTGATCAGTGGCAGCCTAAAGAGGTTTTGGACAAATACTTCAAAGATTAACTTCCGCGTCAATCTGCGGGTATTCCATCTGCGCCAATCTGCGAGAAAAACATTTTCACACAGAAACCCACAGATGGAATGCACACAGAAAAACAGTAAACGTTACCAGAAAATACCTTTTGTAGTAAACGCTCTTAACTTCAAAAATGATGAAAAAATTAAGCTTAATGGGAGGCGTACTGCTCTCATTGATGAGCATCGCAGGCGAAAGCCTAGCCCAAAAAGGAAAATTATATTCGTTTCCCATTGGTATGCAAGCCTATACCTATCGGGCGAGTTTTCCTAAAAACGTAGCTGCGACATTGGATACCCTCAAATCGCTTGGTATCACCGAACTCGAAGGCGGAGCACAAAAAGGAACGACTCCTGCCGAGTTTCGGAAAATGTGCGAAGAACGCGGAATCAGCATTGTGGGAACAGGCGGAGGCTATGATGAATTGGTCAAAGACCCCCAAAAAGCAGCCGAAACGGCCAAGGTTTTGGGCTCAAAATTCTTGATGTGTGCCTGGATTCCGCATAAAGTAAAAGGAGGCTTTACGTTTGAAGAAGCCAAAAAAGCTGTGGAAGACTTCAACCGCATTGGTAAGGTGTTAAAAGAAAACGGCATCACGTTTTGCTACCACAATCACGGCTACGAGTTTCAGCCGTACGAAGGAGGAACGCTTTTTGACTACATCGTCAAAAACACCAACCCCGATTATGTGTCGTTTGAAATAGATATTTTGTGGGCATTTCACGGCGGAGCAGAGCCTGTAAGTTTATTAAAAAAATACGGAAACCGTTTCAAGCTGGTTCACCTTAAAGACCTTCGCAAAGGAGTAAAGGGTGATTTGACGGGAGGTACAGCTCTTGAAAATGATGTCGTTTTAGGAACGGGACAAGTCGATGTGGTTGGGGTAATTCGTGAGGCAAAAAAGATTGGCATTAAACATTATTTTATTGAGGATGAAAGTCCTATTTGGAGTCAGCAAGTTCCCAAGAGCATTGCTTATTTGAAAAGTTTGTAACTAGATTATGCCTTTTATTGAAGCGCCTTTGTTGAAACAAGGGCGCTTTGTTCTTTTTTGATATTTCCCATATTTTCTTCTGTTTGAAATATAAATCTAGTTCAAATCTTTTCTTAAATAGAATTATTTGAATATTATTGCCTCCGCAACTCTCCCGCAACAGCATAAAATTCTTCGATGGTTTAAAACCAAATGGGTGTTAAAACAATTAAGCATTCGCTATTGTTGTTGAGTTGACTATACTAACTAATTAACTAAACTAAATTAAACACCAAATCTATGTTCAAATCTACTGATTCTTCAGTGGCAAAATTCGCTTTTGCTATGGGGATGTGGCTGCTGTCGTTCGTTGCAGTAGCCCAAACCAAAATCGGCGGAACGGTCAAGTCATCGGATGGGTCGCCCATTCCAGGTGCAAACGTGGTTGTAAAAGGAACAACCGTTGGGACGGTCAGTGGGGGGGATGGTATGTATTCTATTACCCTGAATCAAAAGAATGCCATTCTTGTCTTCTCGTCTATTGGATTTCAGTCAAAAGAGGTAGCAGTTGGAAACAACAGTACCATTGATGTAACCCTGACGGAAGACGTGTCAAATCTCCAAGAAGTGGTCGTTACGGGTTTGGCATCGAGCATTAAGCGTTCTAACTTGGCCAACGCGGTGGCAACAATTTCGGCCAAAGAATTGATGGGAACCACCCAAATTCAGACCGTAGATAATGCGTTCTATGGAAAACTGGCAGGGGTCAACATGAACACCAACGGTGGTGCGCCAGGTGGTGGGGTTTCGGTACAGCTCCGTGGGATTTCGTCGCTGGTGGGGGCATCACAGCCGCTTTACATCATTGATGGAGTTTATGCCAACAATGCTGTAAACCGCTCGGGACGTGCTTCGGTGACGGGCGCAGGGGCAGAAACCCAAGACGACGCCTCTAACCGTATTTCGGACTTAAACCCCAACGACATCGAAAACGTAGAGGTACTCAAAGGCCCGTCGGCGGCGGCTATCTATGGTACACGTGCCAATGCGGGGGTTATCATCATCACAACCAAACGCGGAAGTGCGGGTAAAACCAAAGTTTCGTTTGCCCAAGATTATGGAATGGCGACACCTCAGCGCTTGTTTGGGGTGGACAACTGGAGCGAAGCCAAAATCAATACGTTTTTTGCGGCCGCTCGTCGCCCCATCGAACTAGAACGTTTTCGCGCAGCGAACGGTCAAACGTGGGACTATGAAAAGTATTTTTACGGAAACACCGCCCCGCTTTCTAATACCCGCTTGGGTATCTCGGGAGGTAACGAAAAAACGAAGTTCTTTATCTCGGGTGCGTTGACGGATGAAAAAGGGATTATTCGTCGCACGGGCTTTAAACGCTATTCTCTACGGGCTAATATCGACCATAAACTCACCAACGACATTACCCTTTCAGTAGGTTCAAATTACATCAATACCAACTCTGACCGTGGTTTTACGGGAAACCAAAACAACTCAGGGGCAAGTATCGGGTATAACATTGCGTACGTGCCAAACTACTTTAATCTGTTCCCAGATGCAAGTGGTCGCTATCCCGATAACCCTTATTTTGCCGAAAACCCCGTAGCAGTGACAGACCGTGGCATCAACAACACGAATGTCAACCGTTTTATTCAGTCGTTCAACCTGACGGCCAATCTCTACAAATCAGAAAAAGCATTGCTCAAACTCGTGGGGCAAGGAGGTTTTGACTACACCCAAGGCACGACGTTTGTCTATCTTCCTGAAGATTTGCAGTTCCAACGCGCCCAAGGAAACCCTGGGGATGTGATTTGGGGAAAAACCGAAAACGTCAATACCAACTTGCAAGCTGCGTTGGTTTTTAACTGGAACATTGGAAAAGTCAATCTTACATCGCAAGCAGGGGCGGTTCGTCTTAATTTTCGCGAAGACCGTTTGTTGAACCGTTCACGCGGTTTGGCAGGGGGGCAAACCAACTTGCGTCAAGGAACGGTACAAGAGATTTTTGATCAACGCTTTCAGAGCATTACCGACGTCGGGACGTTTATTCAGCAAGAAGCTAACTGGGACGATAAAATCATCGCTACGGCGGGGGTACGTTTGGATAAATCAACCCTCATCGGTGACGCTAACAAGTTTTGGGCTTTCCCAAAAGCATCGTTGGCCATCAACGTAGCCAACTTCGACTTTATTCGTTCTTCTAATTTGTCTTCTATTTTCTCACAAATTAAGCCCCGTGTAGCGTACGGTGAAACGGCGGGGGTACCAGGTTTTGGAACAACTTTTACGCCGCTTAACTCTGCAAACATTGGTGGCTTGCTCGGCTCAGTCGTAACGACTGCGGCAGGGAACGCAGCCATCGAACCTGAGCGTGCGGGTGAGTTGGAGTTTGGATTGGACTTAGGATTATTCAATAACCGAATCCAACTTGAAGCAACTTACTATGACAAACAAACGCGTAGCAATATCCAAAACCTACAGCTTTCGCCTGCCGTGGGGATTAGCACCATTCCTACGAACTTGGCCCAGCTTCAAAACCGTGGGGTAGAACTTTCGTTGGGGGCAACCATTGTTCAAAAAGAAAAAATTCGCTGGAGCTCACGCGTATTGTGGTGGAAAAATGACATCCTTCTTACTAAATTGGGTATTCCTGCTTATAATTCAGGAGCGTTTGGGGTGACATTGGGTACGTTTTTGTACCAAGAAGGCTTCTCGCCTACAACCATCGTAGGAACGCGCCCCGCACGTGATGCTAACGATACGCCCCTTAATACTGATGGAGTTGCGACTGGCGCATTTGTGCTGGGTAACAACCAGCCCGACTTCCAGATGTCATGGAGCAATGAAATCAACTTTTTGAAAAACTTTGATTTCAATATGCTTTGGCATTGGAAAAAAGGTGGCGATAACATCAACTTGACGGAGTTTTTGTGGGATGGTGGTGGAACCTCTCCTGACTGGGACGATGACGATAATAACGACGGTACTCCTAATGGCCGTCAGCGTGGTTTGGCGCCGCACAATGGAGCTGACCGCTGGGTACAAGATGCTACCTACCTTCGTTTGCGCGAGGCGGCATTGTATTACACTGTGCCTACTAATTCGTTGAGTAAATGGTTCAATAACAAAATATCACGGGTGAAAGTAGGTTTCTCTTGCCAAAACCCATTGACATTTACCAAGTACCGCGGTTATGACCCCGAAACTTCTACGTTCGGGTTGCAGGCAGTAGCGTCAGGCGTTGACATTGCTCCGTATCCTACGCAGCGCCGCTTTTTTGGTCATTTAGTTGTTGAATTTTAAAACATGATAAAGACAATGAAAAATATAAACTCGGTTTTTGCAGGGCTGTTGTTGACGATGAGTTCGTGTAACTTTTTTACCCTCGATACGCCCAATGATCCCAACAACCCTTCATTGGGAAGTGTGAGCCAAAATGCGTCGCGGACGCAAGTGCAAAACTTAGTAACGGGGCTTGAGTCGCGTCACCGTGATTACCTTTTTACAGTAACAGCGCTATTTGGAACATTAGGGCGGGAACTTTGGTATCTAAACGCTTCTGACCCGCGTTGGCAAACCGACTGGCTCGGAATGAACGGCCGCCAGGCAACGCCCAATATGTTTGGATATTTGAATACTTACCAGCAACCTTATTTTGCGATTCGTCAGGCTCAGACGGTTCTTGACGCAGTGAACAATACCAATACGTTTACAACCGAAGAAAAAAATGCGATTTCGGGCTTTGCCAAAACGATTATGGCGTACCAGTTTATGATTGTGGCCATGGGGCAATACGAAAATGGTATTCGGATTGATGTTAAAAATGTACAAAACCCAGGGCCATTTTTGCCATTGGCAGAATCGTTTACGCAAATCAAACGTATTTTGGACGAAGGAAATACCGAACTCGGCGGTGGTGGAACGGGTAACTTTCCCTTGCGTTTGACAACAGGTTTTACGGGCAACGGTTTCGGAACGATTGCGGCGCTTCGTCAAATGAACCGTGCGATTGCAGCCCGTTTGGCCCTTTATCGTCAAGATTGGCAAGGAGCATTGGACGCCGTCAACGCGTCGTTTTACAGTGCTACGGGTAGCCTTGAAGCAGGGCCTGCTCACACCTACGGTGCACCACCAGATGCGTTTAATCCGTTGTTTTTTGTGAGAAATGCTGCCACCAACACGATGGTGGTTGTGCATCCGTCGGTACTGCGTGACACAATCGCAGGAGATGCCCGTGTACGTGCGAAGTTCTTCCGCCGTACAGCTGCTGTTTCGGTTACTTCCGACGGAACGCCGCTTGCGGGTCAGTACCAAGACAACCGATATGCAGCGAATACCAGCGAAATTAAGTTTTTCCGTAATGAAGAACTGGTGCTTATCGCTGCCGAAGCCAACGCCCAACTTAATAGAACGACCGAAGCAGTGGCGGCCATCAACCGCATCCGTACGGCTGCTGGAATTGGGAACTACACAGGCGCGACCACCAAAGAAGCCCTCATCGACGAAATTTTGTTCCAACGCCGCTATTCGCTTTGGGGAGAGCCTTGGGGCCATCGTTGGGTTGACTTGCGCCGTTACGACCGCCTTAATGCCACCAACGTTGACGTAAGCCTTGACCGTGGAACCATCTTCAAACAATTGGCGCGTCCGCAAGCGGAAGTCAACTGGGATCAGTACGTGACACCGCGTTAGTCGTTATAATACCTTGCTTACGAAAATCCCTGCTACTCGAAGTAGCAGGGATTTTTTGTGTGGTGTTGGGTGAGTATATATTAATTTTTGAAGATTTTTTAAAATCATTCTAGGGATTTTGGCGACTTGTTTGACTATACACTAACCGAACACCATGCTATGAAGTACCAAACCTTTTCCGATGACCAATTAGTCGATTTTCTGAGGAGCGATAGCCAAGGCGCTTTTGAGGAGATTTACAACCGCTATTGGTATAAATTATTGGGAGTGGCCTACCACGAAACAGGCACCCGCGAAGAAGCAGAAGAATTGGTACAAGACCTGTTTGAAAGCCTTTGGCAAAAACGCCACGTGAGTGTGATACGTCATTTGAGTGCGTATTTGGTGGTTTCAATCAAGCACCTGAGTACGAATTATATCAAGTCGCAAATCACCCAGCGAAAATTTCAAGAATACCTGATTTTTAACGAAATCCGCCAGTCGTACGCGACCGACGAAAGCGTCCAATTTGCCGATTTGTCGAAAGCCGTGGAAGACGCAATGAAAAAATTGCCCGAAAAAAGTGTAGAAGTCTTCAAGTTAAGTCGCTTCGAAAACCAATCGGTCAAGGAAATCGCTCGGCAATTAAATTTATCCGAAAAGGCGGTTGAGTATCACATTACCAAATCGCTAAAAGTGCTCAAAGAACATTTGAAAGCTTTTCATTCTGACAATTAATCCACCCATTTCTTCATAACAAACCAAACACATGAACCAACACGAATTTAATCAGTTGCTTGAAAAGTACCTCGCGGGGGATTGCACGCCCGACGAGGAAAAACTGATTCATGATTGGCAGGCTCATTTAC contains:
- a CDS encoding sulfatase-like hydrolase/transferase, whose amino-acid sequence is MFRIVLFALGFFVAEQTLAQSPKTNILFLFADDLRADALGCYGNPYVKTPYLDQLAQNGTLFSEAHILGGLHGAICAPSRAMLMSGKGYFRVTDRLKGVTTWPMLLRQQGYHTFMTGKWHNEPEAVGASFMEAKNVMLGGMADHYQTPMCDLKADGTFTEPVKKGFSTDHFAQTAIDFLEKQTSAKPFVTYVAFTAPHDPRSPLPDYLKRYGTSPLPPNFMPAHPFHFGSSMSERDEMLAAFPRTPEIIRAQLTEYYAMITHLDEAIGKILAKLKEKGLDKNTLIVFAADNGLAMGSHGLLGKQNLYEHSMRVPLIVSGKGIPKGQRSDAFVYLFDLFPTFCQQLGVTAPKDLEGKDISGILQKQTKSVREQVFTAYRSSIRTLRDRRWKLIRYPQVDYTQLFDLQSDPYELNNLADKPEYAEKIKAMTDDLRKQQQFYGDTAPLTASEILPQVFDYKNVVRKPDQWQPKEVLDKYFKD
- a CDS encoding sugar phosphate isomerase/epimerase → MKKLSLMGGVLLSLMSIAGESLAQKGKLYSFPIGMQAYTYRASFPKNVAATLDTLKSLGITELEGGAQKGTTPAEFRKMCEERGISIVGTGGGYDELVKDPQKAAETAKVLGSKFLMCAWIPHKVKGGFTFEEAKKAVEDFNRIGKVLKENGITFCYHNHGYEFQPYEGGTLFDYIVKNTNPDYVSFEIDILWAFHGGAEPVSLLKKYGNRFKLVHLKDLRKGVKGDLTGGTALENDVVLGTGQVDVVGVIREAKKIGIKHYFIEDESPIWSQQVPKSIAYLKSL
- a CDS encoding SusC/RagA family TonB-linked outer membrane protein, whose protein sequence is MFKSTDSSVAKFAFAMGMWLLSFVAVAQTKIGGTVKSSDGSPIPGANVVVKGTTVGTVSGGDGMYSITLNQKNAILVFSSIGFQSKEVAVGNNSTIDVTLTEDVSNLQEVVVTGLASSIKRSNLANAVATISAKELMGTTQIQTVDNAFYGKLAGVNMNTNGGAPGGGVSVQLRGISSLVGASQPLYIIDGVYANNAVNRSGRASVTGAGAETQDDASNRISDLNPNDIENVEVLKGPSAAAIYGTRANAGVIIITTKRGSAGKTKVSFAQDYGMATPQRLFGVDNWSEAKINTFFAAARRPIELERFRAANGQTWDYEKYFYGNTAPLSNTRLGISGGNEKTKFFISGALTDEKGIIRRTGFKRYSLRANIDHKLTNDITLSVGSNYINTNSDRGFTGNQNNSGASIGYNIAYVPNYFNLFPDASGRYPDNPYFAENPVAVTDRGINNTNVNRFIQSFNLTANLYKSEKALLKLVGQGGFDYTQGTTFVYLPEDLQFQRAQGNPGDVIWGKTENVNTNLQAALVFNWNIGKVNLTSQAGAVRLNFREDRLLNRSRGLAGGQTNLRQGTVQEIFDQRFQSITDVGTFIQQEANWDDKIIATAGVRLDKSTLIGDANKFWAFPKASLAINVANFDFIRSSNLSSIFSQIKPRVAYGETAGVPGFGTTFTPLNSANIGGLLGSVVTTAAGNAAIEPERAGELEFGLDLGLFNNRIQLEATYYDKQTRSNIQNLQLSPAVGISTIPTNLAQLQNRGVELSLGATIVQKEKIRWSSRVLWWKNDILLTKLGIPAYNSGAFGVTLGTFLYQEGFSPTTIVGTRPARDANDTPLNTDGVATGAFVLGNNQPDFQMSWSNEINFLKNFDFNMLWHWKKGGDNINLTEFLWDGGGTSPDWDDDDNNDGTPNGRQRGLAPHNGADRWVQDATYLRLREAALYYTVPTNSLSKWFNNKISRVKVGFSCQNPLTFTKYRGYDPETSTFGLQAVASGVDIAPYPTQRRFFGHLVVEF
- a CDS encoding RagB/SusD family nutrient uptake outer membrane protein, whose protein sequence is MKNINSVFAGLLLTMSSCNFFTLDTPNDPNNPSLGSVSQNASRTQVQNLVTGLESRHRDYLFTVTALFGTLGRELWYLNASDPRWQTDWLGMNGRQATPNMFGYLNTYQQPYFAIRQAQTVLDAVNNTNTFTTEEKNAISGFAKTIMAYQFMIVAMGQYENGIRIDVKNVQNPGPFLPLAESFTQIKRILDEGNTELGGGGTGNFPLRLTTGFTGNGFGTIAALRQMNRAIAARLALYRQDWQGALDAVNASFYSATGSLEAGPAHTYGAPPDAFNPLFFVRNAATNTMVVVHPSVLRDTIAGDARVRAKFFRRTAAVSVTSDGTPLAGQYQDNRYAANTSEIKFFRNEELVLIAAEANAQLNRTTEAVAAINRIRTAAGIGNYTGATTKEALIDEILFQRRYSLWGEPWGHRWVDLRRYDRLNATNVDVSLDRGTIFKQLARPQAEVNWDQYVTPR
- a CDS encoding RNA polymerase sigma-70 factor, giving the protein MKYQTFSDDQLVDFLRSDSQGAFEEIYNRYWYKLLGVAYHETGTREEAEELVQDLFESLWQKRHVSVIRHLSAYLVVSIKHLSTNYIKSQITQRKFQEYLIFNEIRQSYATDESVQFADLSKAVEDAMKKLPEKSVEVFKLSRFENQSVKEIARQLNLSEKAVEYHITKSLKVLKEHLKAFHSDN